A DNA window from Ranitomeya imitator isolate aRanImi1 chromosome 2, aRanImi1.pri, whole genome shotgun sequence contains the following coding sequences:
- the LOC138666832 gene encoding olfactory receptor 5V1-like, with translation METTEIPSTDENGGNRTCANALVILGFSYYCGYKLIFITLFSVAYLQIIMANMLIISLGCSCRHLRKPMFFFLMNMSAADICFISVTMPWIIISILLNIRAVTLTVCAIQMYCFLAFTSSEFLLLSAMAYDRYVAICDPLHYNLIMNKRFCAVFAAGCWLLGFMDTFPHAWFILRACYCKSKRLNHFFCDLTALLKMSCSETQSIERITYVEGAFLGFGPFLLTLTSYVFIINSILKIQSTEGRSKALSTCSSHLIIVVIFYGTTLSMYMRPTSTFSLEINKIITLIYVIIIPLLNPIIYSLRNRELRQAFKMVFHVDIFLKK, from the exons ATGG AAACTACTGAAATACCTAGCACTGATGAAAATGGTGGAAATCGAACTTGTGCAAATGCATTAGTCATTTTGGGATTCAGCTATTACTGTGGATACAAGCTCATCTTCATCACGTTATTTTCTGTGGCCTACTTGCAGATCATTATGGCCAATATGCTGATAATTAGTCTTGGTTGTTCTTGTCGCCATCTCCGGAAACCTATGTTTTTCTTTCTTATGAACATGTCAGCTGCTGACATTTGCTTTATTTCAGTCACCATGCCTTGGATCATCATATCTATCTTATTGAACATCAGGGCTGTAACCCTAACAGTTTGTGCCATACAAATGTATTGTTTCCTTGCTTTCACAAGCTCGGAATTTCTCCTGCTCTCCGCAATGGCATATGATCGTTATGTAGCCATCTGTGACCCGCTGCATTACAACCTCATCATGAACAAGAGATTTTGTGCTGTTTTTGCTGCTGGTTGTTGGTTACTTGGTTTTATGGACACGTTTCCTCATGCCTGGTTTATCCTCCGGGCGTGCTACTGCAAATCTAAAAGACTTAATCATTTCTTTTGTGACTTAACTGCTCTACTAAAAATGTCTTGCTCTGAAACTCAAAGTATTGAAAGGATTACGTATGTTGAAGGAGCATTTTTAGGATTTGGTCCTTTTTTGCTTACTTTGACCTCTTATGTTTTTATTATTAATTCCATCTTGAAAATTCAGTCTACAGAAGGAAGATCTAAGGCTTTGTCCACCTGTTCTTCTCACCTAATAATTGTGGTAATATTTTACGGGACAACCTTAAGCATGTACATGCGTCCtacttctacattttcattagaaatCAACAAGATTATCACTCTCATTTATGTCATCATTATTCCTTTATTAAATCCTATAATTTATAGTCTGAGGAATAGAGAACTAAGGCAAGCTTTTAAAATGGTATTTCACGTAGATATATTTCTGAAGAAGTAA